In Oryzias latipes chromosome 15, ASM223467v1, the sequence GTATGTTCACAGAGGGAAATAAATGTGATTATAAAAGCTGATCTCTTACTTACGTGATGTaacattttgtctaaaaataaatcagaaacatTTTGTGCCCTCTTTTGGTTAGACTCCCAGGATTTATTAGCCCGGTTTAACTTACATAAAGATTTGACTAAAACAGCTAAATTAATTTGTCAGATTTGGCCCAAAACACGAAAATCCGTTCCGGTGTTCCAGTGTTCCAGTGTGTACAGAACTGTTTcatatttgacattttgacCACATTACACTACATTGTACAGGAATATCATGATGGAAAACGTCTTTCATTTTCCTGAAATATTTAGTcaaacaaaagctttaaacTATAGAAACTCCAAAAATGAACATTCTAATTACTCATAGTCTtttgaaaactttcaaaaaaaactgctgcatttACAAGTGTGTTGTTGATTAATTTAGTACGAGTTCTTTCCTATATAACAAACTTTTCAGGCAAATtctaaaatgaaagaataaaacTTAAAGGCTTAACAGGATATCAATATGAGCATGCAAATTTCTCAAATTGTAATGACAGCTTTCAGTTGAAAATTACTTGAATCCTGTAACGTAAGTTAAAATTTCACTTAGACTTGATTTGGCCATTATTTAAAGTTTCTTTAGTGTCTTTGAAAGTAAAGACTTTGTAAAAGATGCAAACAACTAAAAAGGAAGGTTGCGTTGAACTAAGGAACTAGGTGAATcctaaaaataaagaagtttaAGAAGTCCCACCTACTGATAGGTGAGGGTGGGATAGATCCTGGGATACATACATGTTGCCAGTCAGTCAGGGCCACAAAATcccacactcacattcacaaatGGGGCAATTTTGAATcttcaattaacctatgaagcctgttttttgattgtgggaggaagccagagtgcccagagaaaacacaaacattaatggggagaacatccaaactctGCTCAGTAAGGTCCCAGGAGGGATTTAAGccttgctgtgaggcaggagCACAGACCACTACACGCCGGTGCAGCCACATGTTTAACTTGTTACTGAGCAAAGTGTGTGAAGAGCAACTTCTggtaaaataaagacatttgattaacatgaatcttttttttttttaccagaaaggattaagtgtgaaaaaaactaatgttaactcagatattttaaattaaatatgggGTTTTCATAGTAGGCCATTGAAGTAAACCATAAAATTTTATGGATTACAAAGATGATCTTACTGTGTTGGAGGATTGTAACCATTACCAAATACACAAAAGTAAACGATAAGAACATAATCCCCTTTTCACTTCTCAGgtgagcatttatttatttaccagtACAGTTTCTTTCCACTAGAGGTCAGTGCTGCACTGTCTTCTGAAATTAGTCAGAGGCCTCTCAAAccagaaaatgattaaaaaataaagactggAAGTGAAATTAAATAGTTACACAACAAATACTTCTATTTTAAACGTGTAATTTCAATATGTGGTTAACAAAACATCTGGTTTATTGATAATTTAACAAACACGCAACACacaaactgttgttttattttatttttatttttttattttttttattttaaggcaAAAATCTGCACTGGAATGTGACTGGAGCTGCTTTAGCTTGGTTTCACCTGTAGATGGCGGTGTGCTACTTTTAAAGACCAGCATTCACTGGACAGGACAAACTGACATAAAGATGGATGTGTGAATGGATGGACGTAAGGCTGTCTTTCctcatttttgctctttttattaAAGGCATTAAAACAGAGCAGAATGATCAGGGCAGATGTttgttattgtatttattttatctattcACATAACAACTGTTCAATATTTTGTGGCTAATCTTATCTGGGAAATAGTTCAAGAtttttgataaatctctgtttTATTAGAACCCCAGGCTCTTTGGAACTGTCCACAGGAGTGTGGTGCtgaagcaaacaaacagaaaaagcgCCCGCCTCCCTGCCTATTGCAGGACATATATTTATCCTCAACAAATTAAgtcaaaatatatttacatttttgggaGTTGTATTTAAGTTGAAAACTGTGGAAAttattaaaattacaaaaagttATAAAACAGTTTGAGTTGGCTGGATGTGGGAAAAACCTCAAGaatattttttgctttggttTGACACAGATGACTGGACAGCAGTGTGCACTCGGGATTCTGTGTTTAATTAGCATAAAAGATCTGCTGGAGAGCAGCGGAACTGTGCGTCACAGCCACCGGTGAAGGTGGGAGGGGGAAGGGGGATACCTATGGGAGTCCACAAACTGCACTGTGTATTCCTCCCACGATCTATACAAAAAAATTGCCGTGCTGATGTGAACTGATGACTTAGCTTGAGGTGTTACAGGTGACTGGAGACAGCCGGGTGCGTCAGGCAGCCAAGAGCGCAGCAGTCGGACCTAAGCGGGGAGCGCGCGCTGGTGTAGCCGCTGCACTGTTATCTGTGGGCGACTCCCACCCTGTCAGAGCGCTGCCCGGGACTAGCACGTCACCTCAGTGACGGGATACAATGAAGCAACCCAGGAGGACAGGGGTGAAACAAGTCCAAGTCACCGGAGTGGAAAAGCGCATGCGGTGACGGAGAGCGCatgggaaaaagaagaagaagaggtaAAACAGCGGAAAGTTATTTAGACAATTAGAGGTCCTGGCGTTGGATGAGAAAATAAGTGCAAGAGAAGCAGATGAGTGCATAATCCTGCAACCAAACTGGTGGACTAAAGTCGCTTTTCAGAAGTCTGCACGttcggaaaagaaaaggaaagttcCATGGAGCCTGACGGGAATAGAGAAGAACAAAGTCCTAATGTGGCTCAGACTGCTGCCTCCAAACTGTCCCAGATGGGTGAAAGAACTAAAATACTGGGCAACGTCATTCAGGATCCAGAAAGGCAGAAACGAATAATTTTGGTCATAGTCTGTGTAGCACTTTTGTTAGACAATATGCTCTACATGGTTATTGTGCCAATCATACCAGATTATCTTGAGGGGCTGCAGAAAGCAGCAGATAATGCCCAACATGCAATTGTGCGGCACAGCAACTCCACCAACAGCAGCACCCCAAAAGCCCCCACAGGGAACTTCGACCTGCAAATAGGAGTCCTGTTCGCCTCCAAGGCCATCGTGCAGCTCCTGGTCAACCCGATAAGTGGCACCTTTATAGATAGGGTAGGGTATGACATTCCACTCTTCATTGGCCTCAATGTCATGTTTCTTTCCACACTGACATTCGCCTTCGCTGAAAACTACGCGACCCTGTTCCTGGCCCGCAGCATCCAGGGCCTGGGCTCTGCGTTCGCGGACACCTCAGGGATCGCCCTGATCGCGGACAGGTACACGGAGGAAACGGAGAGGAGCAAAGCGCTGGGCATCGCGCTGGCGTTCATCTCCTTTGGGAGCCTTGTGGCGCCCCCCTATGGAGGGGTCCTCTATGAATTCGCGGGGAAGCGAGTGCCCTTTCTGATTCTGGCCTGCATCTGCCTCATTGACGGGGTGCTGTGCCTGACTGTGCTCAAGCCTTTCTCCAATCAAGAGCGGGGAAACATGCCGGTGGGTACCCCCATTTACAAACTGATGATCGATCCGTACATAGCTGTGGTGGCCGGGGCTCTCATCATCTGTAACATCCCTCTCGCCTTCCTTGAGCCCACGATTGCCAACTGGATGGAGGACACGATGCAGGCAACCGAGTGGGAGATTGGCATGACGTGGTTCCCCGCGTTTTTCCCTCATGTTTTAGGTGTGTATCTCACTGTGAAGTTGGCTGCCAAACACCCCCATCTCCAGTGGTTCTATGGGGCAATGGGCATGGTCTTTATAGGGGCCAGCTCCTGCACAGTCCCAGCGTGTAAAAACTTCGGCCAGCTCATGATCCCGCTGTGCGGCGTCTGCTTTGGCATCGCCTTAGTGGACACGGCGCTCCTCCCAACGCTGGGCTTCCTCGTGGATGTAAGGCATGTGTCCGTCTATGGTAGCGTTTACGCCATTGCTGACATATCTTACTGCGTGGCCTACGCCCTGGGGCCCGTGGTTGCGGGACAGATAGTGCACAACCTCGGGTTTGTTCAGCTCAACTTGGGCATGGGGCTTGCCAACGTGCTTTACGCGCCGGCGCTCCTCCTGCTGAAGAACGTGTCCCAGATGAAGCCTTCCTTCTCCGAGAGGAACATGCTCCTGGAGGATGGCCCCACGGGGCTGTATGATACGATTAAGATGGagcagagggagaaaaaaagaaagggctTGTGCACAACGCTGGACGAGAACGGCATTGAGACTTTTGTTCAGCGCTCCTACTCCGAGGAGGAATCCTCAGGGGGAGAGTACGCGTAAAATACCTTTAACcaggtgtaaaaaataaaaaataaagtgcccATGTAGATGTGTGTATCATTGTCTGAGTCAATCAACTGTATAACACGATTAGGACTGTGTAGTATTACTTACAAGCCGCTTGTTGTGACAATCCCAGTGGGTTTCTGTCAAATCGAGCGGCTGAGGCTTTTGCAGGTAAGAAGCGCGTCTTCATCATGCGCATAAAACTGTGTCACTGTTTAGTAAATTGAATAATGCAGGGAGCGATGTATAAATGTACTTTGGAGTAAAGAGCGTCCGTAATGGATGCGTTCTGCaatgtgaaatatttattttctgcagacttaaaatatgcaaaaatcgtgtgtaaaaactgttttgggaagaaaaaaatgtggattgTGCGCCTTggtgattcatttatttttactttttgaatgtGTATCTTGAATGCAATGCAAATGATCTGCATCTGTATAGACATGTATATTCATAAGCATAATTAAATACTTAATGTGAAATAACGTCCTGATTTGAGTTCTAATCATTTAAATGTTCCACTTAAAGGAGGAAAAATATCAATCTGAATAACAACATAATTTCGtataataaaatattatttatactCTGTgtgttcataaaaataaatataataatggAACATAAAGCTTTGTTGATCTATGTTGTTGTTTGTATTGATAAAAAATGTGCTGTTAAGGtaataaaatttacttttttctttaaaaaaaaacatcagttggAGTAAAAATGCAATTATAATTATGGCCTAAATAAGATCTTTCAAAGTAATGCAGATGTTTACACGTATCTATGCCTATACATATAGAAAACCAGCACATCTGGAAGTAACACCTCTGTTACTTGACAGAAAAAACATGCTGGAACCCTGCAAAACCCAAGAAATACGTCAGTAAAACGCCTCTTGTTCCGCCTCGCAGCCTCAGTCTGAGTCTCAGATGGCGTCTGGAGAAAGTGGGCTGAGGTTGTTTGGTGTCAAATAAAATTGTCGGCGAATAGCAGGACTTTTGGGAGGAGCCCCGCCGCCAGGAGGCTGTGGTACCTTCTCAGCATCTCTCTTGAGCCAGCTGAGGGAGTTGTGCGCGTGCCTTGCAGGAGACTGAAAGATGCTTGAAACCATAAAGGGATGGATGTGTTGACAGTTTAAGAAATATTAAGATGGACCAAACtgaagctcttttttgaacCCCAAGCAGAGAAAGGATGCTTCTATGTGGTGAGTAAAAAACTCCTTTTATTGTATCTTCTACTTTATGTGATGGAGCTTGACTGCCAACACAATccatgttttattcttttagtgttttgtttaaatgatgGCGTAAATCTGATCATTCTAAGTTAGACTTGTTTTGTTATAGCATCATTAAAGCACAATATTTTGCTTGTAGGCTCTGATTCTAGTCATAAACATATTAGCCAACCATCTACATCTCAACATGCCAGTTCAGGACCAAGATTCTTCCAAAGATGCAGCTGAAGAAAATGTAACTATTTTTCTatcctcttgtttttttaaaatcatttttaaaataagagtTTGTAGCTATGAATcgtttaaaaataattgtattttagaaaaaaaaactaaatttgatttaattgtGTGTTGCTAAGACTTTTTTGATTGTTTATAgggacagaaaaaacaaacattttggatATTTTGCTAAAAAGTAACAGATGTATCTGCTGCAACACGCTCAAAAACCCAGACTTTTTTTCTGCCCATGTCATCAGGGTCTTCCAAAACTACCCCTGCCTGATCTGAAAGACACACTGGACATGTACCTCAGGTGTGTGAAGCACCTGCTCACGGAAGAGCAATTCAACAAGACTCAGAAGATAGTGAAGCAGTTTGAAGCCCCTGGAGGGGTGGGGGagcttctgcagagcaaacTCGTGGAGAAGAGGGAGAAGACAGCAAACTGGGTGAATCCATTTTTTCTATCAttaacaagcagaaaaaaacggtTGTGTGAAATTACAACTCAGATTCCAGGCGTGTTTTCTTTCCAGAATGTTTCAAAACCAATCATGTGAATACATCAGATTGATAAACCTTCATCTTCCTTTTTTATGTATTCTGTCCGAAAGGTGTATTAACTGTTTGAACATGCAcctcagatttaaaatatttaatccCTATTTCATTCTGCAGGTGTTTGACTATTGGCTGAATGACATGTACCTAAACAACAGAGTCGCTCTGCCCGTCAACTCCAGTCCTGTGATGGTCTTCCCACAGCAGAACTTCAGGGCCCCCATTGACTCCTTAAAGTAAGGTCGCAATGAACAACATAAACTATTCATGACTGAGTGCTTAGAGACCCCCtctaatgaaaatcatgttttcttttagtgGCACTTTTTTGAAGATGGAGATCATATACAACTGAagcctaaaattgtatttttgagtatttatttaagTTCCAGTCAatcaggaaatgcagtttgaaaaagagcgatGTAGATAATATGCTGGGCATATCCCAAGCTCCctactctattctgatgcatccacttgcagacaactagTTGCATGTAAGTCtgtattttcctcgtctgagctggcatctggccaAAAACTGTACCGCTGGATAGTTCTAAGCTGGCCATCTTTGTTGCAAGCCAATGTTAGGAtgggtttgtgaggggctgtaagttagtgggAGAGCTCATAGCTCTCAGAAGCAGAAAGGGGCGATGGGACTGCCTCGCACTAAAGGTcccacccaaaactcagagttacagtacatttctaatgaactactgctgctctgcagaaagtatgtccaagaaaacaacacaggtttctgattttggctaaaaactacataatcatcaataaaacaccactggggatgcttttaaaatagatcaaaagatgatcggagtggatgTTTAAGTAAAATATTACTGTGTTTAACACTGAAATATTAAATTATAGGGCCACATCATTCCTATCAAAAATTAGACGAGGAAGACAGAGCATGCTTTATCTGATTTTTATCCTTATCTTGACATTTTTCAAATCCATTTTAAGTGAGGATTGGATGTTTCTCATCTAAAAGCTTTTCACTGAAGTTGTTTTGGCCTCAGTAAATTTTGtgtgtttaatttgtttttcatttaaaaacacaaacaaatcgTTGTAGGTTTGCTGCTCACTTAATCTCAGGAGTTTTGGAGTACAAAGCTCTTCTGGATGCGTAAGTTTCCACATAACACTGACTTTAAAACTTACAATTCAGTCATGCGTATGGTTTTTACTTTGATGACCAAGTTGTGTTTGAGTGCAGCCATGACTTGCCTGTGGATTGTGCCCGGGGACAGCTGGCTGGAACCCCTTTGTGCATGGAGCAGTACCACCGCCTGTTCACATCCCATCGCCTACCGGGATTGGAGAAAGACACACTGGTGGCGCTGGAGAGCAGCATGATGCCAGATCCTGAACACATGATTGTGGCTTGTAAGAACCAGGTCAGACTTGTGTAAAAACACCAACTCCCCATGCTACGTGGATAAAACTCAAATGTGGAGAGGTGcaactgaaaaaaacacttcaaattaTAACaatctaagtttttttttttttagcctttccAGTATGACTGAGCTTCATTCTCCATaaggacatttgtttttttttgggactcATTCAACTTGATGTTCTTCTAGGAATTTAAGAATTTAAGGTGCTTGGAAAAGTTTCAGGTTAAAATGTGAGTTCACCCCATTTAGGAAGTTCAAGCCATTTAGGGTTCTGGTTAGAGAGGAACAAGTGGACTAAAATGTGTCTTACCGGAACTTTTGCAGTTCTTTGTTCTGAACGTGGTGATCAACTTTTGTCGACTCAATGAAAGAGACCTGCTGATTCAGCTGGAGAAAATCAAGAAGATGGCTGAAAGCGGAGAAGACCGTCTCCCACCGGTGGGTCTCCTGACTTCAGACGGAAGGACCGAGTGGGCAGAAGCTCGCAGCATTCTCATGAGAGGTACatgtttcacacacacacacacacacacacacaaaagctaGTGTTTTCTTCTAAAGGCAGCATCCACATCAGCGCTTCTAATTCTCCTCCTATAGAATCAATTAACAGGGACTCCCTCGACATGATAGAGCGCAGCATGTGTCTGGTCTGTCTTGATGAGGCCAGTGGTCCTGAGCTGAGTGACACCACACGCGCCATGCTGATGCTCCACGGAGGAGGAGCAGCCAAAAATGGGGGCAACCGCTGGTACGACAAACCCATGCAGGTTTGTGGAGCACAGCAAGTAAAGATGATGTCCTCCATATTTTCCACATATTTTAAAGCGAGTATTGAGTTTGAAACGGTGGTGATTATTGGAAGGAAAGTAAGGATTCATTTGTTAAATTtaacagtttagaaaaaaaattcatgccTTTCTGccgctttttcttaatttatggaTAAAATTACACAGTTAAGCATATTCCTATTAgtctgaggcaaaaaaaaatttttttaaatcaaagtaggagtcattcaaaaacagaatcaaaaaggttttttttgctttcatactaaaaaattctgcttttttagGCTTTCATCCttcataataacaaaaaaaaactatccatAATACACAGCACTATTGGAATAAAACCTAACTTAAAAGTTCAGGTCACTGTCAGTTTGTTGTAGGAGAAGATGGCTGCTGTGGAGTCGTGTGTGAACACTCGCCTTTTGAAGGGATCGTCCTTGTGCAGTGTACTGAGTACCTCCTCAAATACATGTAAGGCACATCGGACACGGCCTGTTTGTTGACACGTTTTAGATGTCGATTGCAGATTTGGTATTCCCCCCAGGATTGGGAGCCCGTCAAAGCTGGTCAGGGCTGCGAGCGTGagtaagctccctgctccacgcAAGCTTCACTGGAAATGTTCTCCAGAGATCCAGAAACGCATCAGCTCTTCTGCTGACAAACTCCAGAGGTCTGTGTCCACTTAAAAtcagtccacacacacacacatagctAAAGAGCTTCTGTCaaagtttgttgttttgatcAGGCTGGTGAAGAATCTGGACATGAATGTCCATAAATTCTGTGACTATGGGAAAGAGTTCATCAAGAAACAGAAGATGAGCCCAGATGCCTTCATCCAGGTTGCCTTGCAGTTGGCGTACTACCGGTGAGAAAAGGGAAAAACGTTTTATTATGGGAATAAGGCACAAACCCATGCTTAAAAGCTTCTCCCAGGTGTCATGGCAGGATGGTGTCGACCTACGAGAGCGCATCTACTCGCCGTTTTCAGAAGGGCAGAGTCGACAACATCCGCTCAGCCACACCTGAGGCTTTGGCTTTCATCAGAGCAATGACTGATGGGAAACTCAACTCAAGCGTAAGATGCTTTAGTGTTGATGCAGCACTTGTCTTGTCATTGTTAAATGACTCCAGTTAAAGAATCAATCTGGACGATGCTGAGACAGAACGCTAAATTAATCTTCAGTTTGTGGTGATGAAGTCAACCATTAATTACTAAGCTTACTGTAAATGAAATAATTGAACTATTCAAACCCGACTGTCCATCTACAGCTTTTGCAGAACATAGAGAAGATGAGGATGCTGCGAGAGGCTATAACTGCACAGACAAATTATACTGTTCTGGTAACTGTCACCTGTTTCAGCATTTCCAATCTGAAAGTTTTGTTATCGTAAAgtataaaaatggcaaaattgcGTTTTTGCAGGCAATATCAGGGATGGCAATAGACAATCATCTGCTAGGTCTTCGAGAGATTGCACAAGAAATGAAGATGGAGAAGCCAGAAATCTTCAAAGATGCAGCTTACCTCATCAGTAACCACTTTCTTCTCTCAACAAGTCAGGTAGTGTTGACACACTCCACACTACCTAGAAACATGAACTGATCAATTCAATAAAGTAATGTTTGTGGTATTCtatttacataaataataatacaacATGTCAGAATAGGTGCATTTAAATTTTAGTAATCTTCTTTGAAATGCAAGTTTAAATGAAGTACTTGAAataatattttcacatttatgaATTTAGGTATAAAATAGGCTGTGTTCAACACTTCAGTCATAATTCATCTGGTTCTTCTGtctctttaaaatgttaaacaataGAAACAGACTAAATTGTATGCacacagctttatttttctttcagctgTGACAAAAGGATTTAAGTGCTTGAACTGTTTCTGATGCACACTCTTACCTCAGGTCCCCACCACCGTGGAGATGTTTTGCTGCTATGGACCTGTTGTCCAAAATGGATACGGTGTCTGCTACAACCCCCAGTCAGACCACATCATCTTTTCAGTGTCCAGCTTCCATGAGAGCCCGGAGACATGCTCAGCAGAATTTGTGAAGCACTTGCTGCAGGGACTGCAGGATATGATGGATCTGTGCAATGAATGCAGCACTGACCCAAATACAGCTGAGCGAAGGAAAGGTCCGACACTGGAGCCTCACTCACAGGCAAGCCAGCTGGAGAAGACACTGCAAAGGGAATCGGACCCAACCAAGGGGAAGAGTCCGGCCCAGACAAATGTACAAATCCAAAGCCAGAGTTCAGCaaaggtaaagaaaaataacgAAAAGAAATAAGAAGCTTTCAGTCGTGCTGTTGGTGGCTTGTGTTCAAATGAGTGCTTTTGTGCTTCAGTATTCCTCAAAAGTAAATACAGACTGTGACTTTTAATGTTTTGGAGGTGTACTATAGTATAATAATCTAactattttaaacaacaaatggcttttatttttctttaagataAATATGTGTCTGTCACAAAAAAATCCAGTGCAACAGAGGATAAAACCCCTGTCAACAATAAGATTAAAGCTATTGAGAATTATTTTATGATGATGagccaaagaaaaaagtttatttataaacCAGAGACAGTATAAATATGTGGTATGAATGTGCAATTTGCATGCTGCTACTTAATGGTTTTCTGAGGACTATAAAGCTTCTATTTGGAAAGTTGTCCTACTATCTTTCCAAAAATGATTAATGTATTCCTGAATCCtaaaattcctttaaaaatatctttaaaactgTCTTCATAGATGTTTATTTTGTGTCGTATTAAACTTTTTAGGATGTACAATGTGGATGTGTTTGCATTAATCTATATGAAATTCGGTTGTGGTTGACTGCATATTATCTAACAATGATTAAGTCAATGCAGCAAGATGTAACACTGGAGGGAATATGTATATTTGATCTAAAAATCAAAAGAGATTGTGTACTAAATatgaaattgttaaaaatatataaatgaaattttaagcaaaaaaaataaaagatagcaACCGATTATGAAATGGTtgctcaacttttttttattttttatgtaacatgttgtgtgttttgttgtctaaaaaaaagcttgaaatgcAGGCAAAGAGAAAATAAGTGTTATCAAGCACGAAAACAGCATTTGATGGAGTCTTATGTGTGCAGACgagttgtcaaaataaaaaagtggaactaattaaaaaatgtcctgctcaataataaatcaatagataTTTACAGAAtcccaaaaaagaaatcaagaaatgcatttattttgatcTGAAGATGCCAGTCTACAGACACATTGCTGTAGTTGAGTTGACTAAAGGACACATGAATTAACACTTTTGGTGCAGACTCATAATGTATTTCGTTTTAGTTATTTGCTCAGTAAgtctttttctatttaaacTGCTCCTTTATTGTCAGTTTTTGAGGTTTCCTTTGCTCAAAACCTCCACATGTTCAGTTTAAATGGTTTGCAGTTTGTCTCTGTCATTCTCTTGCTGCTTTATTTCACACAtataataaagtttaattttgatATTGATGATAAATGttacttctttttcttcttgtacATAAATTATTATATGAGAGTCAGTGTTTGTTGAAATGTTTTAGGTACAAATACTAATTTTCCCTCAAGCGACGACTTCAAAGAATTCCTGCAAATACATGGGTGATAATTTGCAAGTGAAAGACTGGACTTTCCTGCAGGATCATGCCAGATGATGACGCGGAAGCTCAAAGTCAGCAAGGACACTGCCTTCAAATGCACATAAAACATGAAGCTCCTGGAGGTCAGTGAATTAGCTCATCTATGACTCAGACAGAGTTAAGTCATCATGATGTCCTCCAGCAGGTAAACCTCAAAGTGGTCCCATGTTTTAGGGTGAAGAtgcaaaagaacattttgatcTAGGAAGCTGAATCCTGCTGTGGAAAGTGCTTTCCTGAATTAAAAATATTCcacttgttgttgttttttaaacagccaaTAAACGACTGCAGATGCTTTAGTGATTTCTATTTCTGTTAACAAATCAATGTTGGCGCTTCGACAACTGAGCAGTAACTTTCAAACTGAACAGATTTGTTCTTCAGAAAACA encodes:
- the LOC101156191 gene encoding choline O-acetyltransferase isoform X2, whose product is MPVQDQDSSKDAAEENGLPKLPLPDLKDTLDMYLRCVKHLLTEEQFNKTQKIVKQFEAPGGVGELLQSKLVEKREKTANWVFDYWLNDMYLNNRVALPVNSSPVMVFPQQNFRAPIDSLKFAAHLISGVLEYKALLDAHDLPVDCARGQLAGTPLCMEQYHRLFTSHRLPGLEKDTLVALESSMMPDPEHMIVACKNQFFVLNVVINFCRLNERDLLIQLEKIKKMAESGEDRLPPVGLLTSDGRTEWAEARSILMRESINRDSLDMIERSMCLVCLDEASGPELSDTTRAMLMLHGGGAAKNGGNRWYDKPMQFVVGEDGCCGVVCEHSPFEGIVLVQCTEYLLKYMIGSPSKLVRAASVSKLPAPRKLHWKCSPEIQKRISSSADKLQRLVKNLDMNVHKFCDYGKEFIKKQKMSPDAFIQVALQLAYYRCHGRMVSTYESASTRRFQKGRVDNIRSATPEALAFIRAMTDGKLNSSNIEKMRMLREAITAQTNYTVLAISGMAIDNHLLGLREIAQEMKMEKPEIFKDAAYLISNHFLLSTSQVPTTVEMFCCYGPVVQNGYGVCYNPQSDHIIFSVSSFHESPETCSAEFVKHLLQGLQDMMDLCNECSTDPNTAERRKGPTLEPHSQASQLEKTLQRESDPTKGKSPAQTNVQIQSQSSAKVKKNNEKK
- the LOC101157241 gene encoding probable vesicular acetylcholine transporter-A, translating into MEPDGNREEQSPNVAQTAASKLSQMGERTKILGNVIQDPERQKRIILVIVCVALLLDNMLYMVIVPIIPDYLEGLQKAADNAQHAIVRHSNSTNSSTPKAPTGNFDLQIGVLFASKAIVQLLVNPISGTFIDRVGYDIPLFIGLNVMFLSTLTFAFAENYATLFLARSIQGLGSAFADTSGIALIADRYTEETERSKALGIALAFISFGSLVAPPYGGVLYEFAGKRVPFLILACICLIDGVLCLTVLKPFSNQERGNMPVGTPIYKLMIDPYIAVVAGALIICNIPLAFLEPTIANWMEDTMQATEWEIGMTWFPAFFPHVLGVYLTVKLAAKHPHLQWFYGAMGMVFIGASSCTVPACKNFGQLMIPLCGVCFGIALVDTALLPTLGFLVDVRHVSVYGSVYAIADISYCVAYALGPVVAGQIVHNLGFVQLNLGMGLANVLYAPALLLLKNVSQMKPSFSERNMLLEDGPTGLYDTIKMEQREKKRKGLCTTLDENGIETFVQRSYSEEESSGGEYA
- the LOC101156191 gene encoding choline O-acetyltransferase isoform X1, with product MPVQDQDSSKDAAEENGLPKLPLPDLKDTLDMYLRCVKHLLTEEQFNKTQKIVKQFEAPGGVGELLQSKLVEKREKTANWVFDYWLNDMYLNNRVALPVNSSPVMVFPQQNFRAPIDSLKFAAHLISGVLEYKALLDAHDLPVDCARGQLAGTPLCMEQYHRLFTSHRLPGLEKDTLVALESSMMPDPEHMIVACKNQFFVLNVVINFCRLNERDLLIQLEKIKKMAESGEDRLPPVGLLTSDGRTEWAEARSILMRESINRDSLDMIERSMCLVCLDEASGPELSDTTRAMLMLHGGGAAKNGGNRWYDKPMQFVVGEDGCCGVVCEHSPFEGIVLVQCTEYLLKYMIGSPSKLVRAASVSKLPAPRKLHWKCSPEIQKRISSSADKLQRLVKNLDMNVHKFCDYGKEFIKKQKMSPDAFIQVALQLAYYRCHGRMVSTYESASTRRFQKGRVDNIRSATPEALAFIRAMTDGKLNSSLLQNIEKMRMLREAITAQTNYTVLAISGMAIDNHLLGLREIAQEMKMEKPEIFKDAAYLISNHFLLSTSQVPTTVEMFCCYGPVVQNGYGVCYNPQSDHIIFSVSSFHESPETCSAEFVKHLLQGLQDMMDLCNECSTDPNTAERRKGPTLEPHSQASQLEKTLQRESDPTKGKSPAQTNVQIQSQSSAKVKKNNEKK